In Providencia alcalifaciens, the sequence GCGGGTGCTAACGTTCGTCGTGAAGAGGGAAACAACCCAGACCGCCAGCTAAGGTCCCAAAGTCATAGTTAAGTGGGAAACGAAGTGGGAAGGCTCAGACAGCCAGGATGTTGGCTTAGAAGCAGCCATCATTTAAAGAAAGCGTAATAGCTCACTGGTCGAGTCGGCCTGCGCGGAAGATGTAACGGGGCTAAACTATGCACCGAAGCTGCGGCAGCGATATGTAAATATTGTTGGGTAGGGGAGCGTTCTGTAAGCCTGTGAAGGTGTGCTGTGAGGCATGCTGGAGGTATCAGAAGTGCGAATGCTGACATAAGTAACGATAATGCGGGTGAAAAACCCGCACGCCGGAAGACCAAGGGTTCCTGTCCAACGTTAATCGGGGCAGGGTGAGTCGACCCCTAAGGCGAGGCAGAAATGCGTAGTCGATGGGAAACGGGTTAATATTCCCGTACTGGTGATAATTGCGATGGGGGGACGGAGAAGGTTAGGCTGGCCGGGCGACGGTTGTCCCGGTTTAAGGATGTAGGCAGGTGAATTAGGCAAATCCGGTTCACTATATGCTGAGGTCTGATGACGAGTCACTACGGTGGCGAAGTAGCTTATACCCCGCTTCCAGGAAAAGCCTCTAAGCTCTAGATTATCATTAATCGTACCCCAAACCGACACAGGTGGTCAGGTAGAGAATACTCAGGCGCTTGAGAGAACTCGGGTGAAGGAACTAGGCAAAATGGTGCCGTAACTTCGGGAGAAGGCACGCTGGCATTAGGTGAAGTGGTTTACCCATGGAGCTGAAGCCAGTCGCAGATACCAGCTGGCTGCAACTGTTTATTAAAAACACAGCACTGTGCAAACACGAAAGTGGACGTATACGGTGTGACGCCTGCCCGGTGCTGGAAGGTTAATTGATGGGGTTATCCGTAAGGAGAAGCTCTTGATCGAAGCCCCAGTAAACGGCGGCCGTAACTATAACGGTCCTAAGGTAGCGAAATTCCTTGTCGGGTAAGTTCCGACCTGCACGAATGGCGTAATGATGGCCAGGCTGTCTCCACCCGAGACTCAGTGAAATTGAACTCGCTGTGAAGATGCAGTGTACCCGCGGCAAGACGGAAAGACCCCGTGAACCTTTACTATAGCTTGACACTGAACATTGAGCCTTGATGTGTAGGATAGGTGGGAGGCTTTGAAGCGTGGACGCCAGTCTGCGTGGAGCCAACCTTGAAATACCACCCTTTAATGTTTGATGTTCTAACGTTGCCCCATTATCTGGGGTGCGGACAGTGTCTGGTGGGTAGTTTGACTGGGGCGGTCTCCTCCCAAAGAGTAACGGAGGAGCACGAAGGTTGGCTAAGCATGGTCGGACATCATGCGGTTAGTGCAAAGGCATAAGCCAGCTTGACTGCGAGAGTGACGGCTCGAGCAGGTACGAAAGTAGGTCTTAGTGATCCGGTGGTTCTGTATGGAAGGGCCATCGCTCAACGGATAAAAGGTACTCCGGGGATAACAGGCTGATACCGCCCAAGAGTTCATATCGACGGCGGTGTTTGGCACCTCGATGTCGGCTCATCACATCCTGGGGCTGAAGTAGGTCCCAAGGGTACGGCTGTTCGCCGTTTAAAGTGGTACGCGAGCTGGGTTTAGAACGTCGTGAGACAGTTCGGTCCCTATCTGCCGTGGGCGTTGGAAGATTGAAAGGGGCTGCTCCTAGTACGAGAGGACCGGAGTGGACGCACCACTGGTGTTCGGGTTGTCATGCCAATGGCATTGCCCGGTAGCTAAGTGCGGAAGAGATAACCGCTGAAAGCATCTAAGCGGGAAACTTGCCTTGAGATGAGTCTTCCCTGACCCTTTAAGGGTCCTAAAGGAACGTTTAAGACTAAGACGTTGATAGGTTGGGTGTGTAAGCGTAGCGATACGTTGAGCTAACCAATACTAATGAACCGTGAGGCTTAACCTGACAACACCGAAGGTGTTTTAGAGAGATTAAGTTGATTCAATAAAGTGGAAGCCACAAGGTGGACACACAGCTTGTTCAGGATTGATATTCTGGTTTAAGAAAAGACTTAAACGGGAATAAACAGAATTTGTCTGGCGGCAATAGCGCGGTGGTCCCACCTGACCCCATGCCGAACTCAGTAGTGAAACGCCGTAGCGCCGATGGTAGTGTGGGGTCTCCCCATGTGAGAGTAGGGAACTGCCAGACATTAAATTAGCCGAGAAGCCACCCATTGGGTGGCTTTTTTGCGTTTGGAAATAATTAAATAATTTTTATCATTACCTGATTAGAATCTGCAGTAAATGAGAATTTATTCCATACTATTCATTGAATCCACACTTATCACATAATAAATGTAATCCAAAAGCGTCAATTTTGTTAAATTGATGTTTTGTTAAGTTATCAATATACTATTAAAAATAGTTGTTTTTAGTAAATCAATTAACTGAGTAACTAAATAGATTAGCGAATGCTTATCAAATAGGTGGATAAAATGAAAAACAAAAATAGTCAGATCTTCGAGCAGATTATTTCTGTGAATAAACAGCAAGAGAATGAATTTAATAATGGGCAAGAGGGAGCTATTATTCTTTCTCTGGCAGTGATCTTTTTGACTTCTTTCTTAATTTTAAATCTAGTAAGAAATATTCTGGAAGTTGACTATAGCTTTGGTATCGGTATGGCTACTTTCATAATAAGTTCCTTAACGACGATGGCTCTGTATAACGGATTGAAAATATCCAAGATGTTTTCTGAGAAATCCGAAACATTGAGCAAATTAATTGCAGAGTATAAGCCTAAATCTTCTGAAGAATTTGAAAAGCTGCAGAGTGATGTGCAGTCTAACCCTTTGAACTTATATCAATTAGTCAGTGATTGGTCTTATAAAGAAAAGCAATATTATTAAAGGTTAGTCGATTAATGCCCCCCAGTACATGGGGGGCCAAGATCTAGCTATAGAAAGTGATGTTTACTGAATCGATTGACATGACTAATACCAATGCTCACCTAACAGATAAGCGAGTTCGAGGGATTGCATTCGATTAAGCCTAGGATCGCACAAGGAGCGATACTTGTAGAGAAGGTCATTTGCATTGATTTCTTGTAATCCTCCAATACATTCGGTGACATCTTCGCCGGTCATCTCTAAATGAAGCCCTCCAGGATGTGCATTTTCTTGTTTTAATATTTGGATAAATTGAATCATTTCATTGAAAACATCAGTGAAATCTCTCGTTTTATATCCTTTTTCTGTGCTCTTAGTATTCCCATGCATGGGGTCAATCATCCAAATTACAGGAATATTTTCACGCTGAATTGCTTTTACTAAGGATGGTAATTTTTCTTTTATTACATCAGCACCCATTCTTATTATCAGAATGATTTTTCCATGCTCTTGAGCAGGGTTCAGTTTATGGATGAGCTCAATCAGCATGTCAGGTGTTATGTTTAACCCACATTTAATACCAATAGGATTTTCTATCCCCCTAAGGTATTCAATGTGTGCTTGGTTGATATCTCTTGTTCTATCCCCTACCCATACCATATGCGCAGAGCAGTTATACCACTTGTTGTCTCTAGAATCTCTTTTGGTCATTGATTCTTCATAAGGTAATAACAGCGCTTCATGACTGATATGCATGGGGCTTGTCATTCCATTATTCTTAGAAATGTTTTTTGATATTTTCAATAGTTGTTTTAGAAAAGGACCATGATGCTTTTTTTCTGTAGAACCCAAATAAGATTTAAAATTTAACTCATATTTATATTTAGGGGGCTCAGATTCATTGAGTGCTCTAATTAAATTGAGAGTGGATGATGCGTAATGATACGCATTGACCATTCTATGTGGGTCTGGACTTCTACTGTTATCATTAAAATCTATGCCATTAATGATTTCTCCTCGATAGCTTGGTAGCTCTACACCATTTAGAGTTTCTGTAGAATTGCTACGCGGCTTGGCATATTGGCCAGCAATCCGACCAATTTTAATGACGGGAAGATTTGTAGCTTGTTGTATTAGTCCTGACATTTGATTACAGGTGTGGATAAAATCACGAATGACGGTTGCTCGGCAATTATCGAAAGATTCAGCACAGTCACCACCTTGTAATATAAATGCCTTACCTTCGGTCACTGAGCTAAGTTTTTTTTTGAAATTACGGATTTCTGAAGCTAGAACCAACGGTGGGTATTGCTGTAGGCGAGATTGAAAATATTCTAACGCGCATTTATCTGGATAAGTAGGATCTTGTTCAATAGGAAATAAATTCCATGATGAAGGACTCCAGGATTTTGGCATGCTAATGGGTTGGGATTGCGGTTTTGTTTTATGATAAGCATCATCATTTTTTCCTGTAATCACATCATAATCGTAAGTAAGTAACATATAAAACCTCAAGTCATGAAAGCAAAAAAACTATGGGCTAAACACATTTACTTCTGCTGTGATGTATTTAAGTATGTTGTTAGAGAGCCATTTTGTCTGGCTAGGTAGTCTTCTCTTACAGGGGTATATACATCGATAACTTCTGAGGGTTCAAGGGCTTCTGCATCATGAGTTGCCCAAGATGGGATAATGAAAGAATCCCCTTGATGTAAATAGACTGTTCTGCCATCAACAGTTAATCTTAAAGAACCTTTTAAGATAGTGGTTGCTGTCTCGTGTTCGTGGACATGCTGAGGAATGATAGCTTTAGGCTTGAATGTCCAAAATGCGATTGTAAAATCAGTTCCGTGAATAAATTTTGCTTGTATCTTACTTTCCTCTCCTTCAGAGCGATTTAAATCCATATCATAGGAAATCATTTCTCTACCTAGAAATAAACTCATATTATTACCTCATGTACTGTTAATACGAATATGGATAATTAGTCAATTCTTGAATGTATAGAAAAGCCCATGGGTACTGGACCAAAGTCTTGGAGAATTTCTAAGTTATATTTTTTTGCTGCTTTTTGGGTAGTGATGCACGCATCAACTTTGCCATTAAAACATTGCAATGCCGACTCACTATTTGAGTCAAATAATACAGATTCAAGATTAGAATTTAATTCTGGAACATAAGAAAATAAATCTTTAGGTGCAGGGTGAGAACCTATTTTACGTATTTTATTTTTATCTTTAAATCTGCTAGCAAATAACATGTTATGTGTATCCATAACAAAGCAATCAGTCAATTCTAACAATGATAAATTTTGGAAAACGATATTATTTAAATATGGATAAACAATGCATCCTAATAAAACGGAGTTTTTGTCTTTCTTAATTTCTTCAACTGCGACTTCTAATGTTTTATGTAAGAGTACATTTCCATCTATGTTTTTTTTATTTAACCAATAGTGTGCTGCTTTTTCACAGTTAGTCCCATGAGGACCTAATGTATGGATAGTAATCATATGTTTCCTTTTTTATTTTATATTCTACCAGTGTCATTTATTAATTCAGGTAATCTAAGTCCTTGCTTTATTTTTTCTAGCATATTATTTTCGGTATTATTAATTACCATTGCTTCTTCAAATACTTTGTCTATGAGATTAAATGGTATAATTACACTACCATTGGGATCTGAGATAATAAGATCTCCTGTTTGGATTATATTATCTTCTATGCGGCAACAGGTTCCGGTTTCACTGACATAGTAAGCCCCTTGAGTATCTGAAGGAATGATATTACTTGAAATTACAGGAATATTTAGCTCCCTGAGCTCTTGGATATCTCTTACTGCTCCACCCAGAATTACGCCATTAAAACCGAGTTTTTGGAAATAAGTACAACTCATTCCTCCAGCTAAAGCGGCATGTTTAAGTAAGTCTCCATACCCTGAAACATAAATAAGCCCATCGGCATTATCTAATTCAGGAACTAAAAATTGACTAACTTGCTCCCATGTTGATGGCTGTTTATCATTGATGCATTTTCCTTTTTTCACTAATTTCCACTGTACGGTGTAAGCTTGTCCAACAATGTAGAAATCTTTTAAATTAAGAGAATGTAACTCGTGGGATAATACATTACCTGACTTTAATCCATCGAGAATATCAATGATGGTAGAGGTGCTGATTTTTTGTTTTTTTATATAATCAATTTTGTTTTTTTGTATTCGATAAAACATAAATCACCTTACTTAAAATTTAACCCGAGCTTGGTGTTTTAGTATTGTTTTTAACATTAGGAAGATCAATTTCTAAATTAAATTGTCATAGCTAATAATTGTTGATTATATTATGTGAGTTCTTTCTATTTTTTAATTAATAATTAGCGTTGCATTAATTATTGGTTTGATTCTTATGTTCTAATTAAATTACTTTGAAATTAAAAGATGTAAAACAATGAATAGGGTTAATTATCAGCGGTGAGTTTTTAATAAAGAAAAATGGAAACGACATTTGTCATTTCCATTTTTAGACTAACTATCTAGGCCATTGAGGCCGCTTGTTATATCACTGATATTTTTTAATGAGATTTACCTTGCTCGATACCTAAGCCAATCTGTGAGCGTACAAACTGCTCTTTGAAGCGAGCTCTTTCCATTTTACCTCTCTCTGAATTATCGGTTACGGAGAATAGCCAAGATGCCGTAAACGCGACAATCAATGAGAAGAATGCTGGGTATTCATAAGGGTAAATTGGTTTCTCATGATGCAAAATAGTCACCCAGATTGTTGGACCTAAGATCATCAGTACGACAGCAGTTATCAAGCCTAACCAACCACCAGCCAATGCACCACGGGTCGTTAACTTACTCCAATACATTGATAGCAAGATAATTGGGAAGTTACAGCTTGCTGCGATAGAGAAGGCCAAGCCCACCATAAAGGCAATATTTTGTTTTTCAAACAAAATCCCTAAGCCAATCGCTACAAAGCCGAGGATCACGACGGTAATTTTTGATACGCGCAATTCATCACGTTCATCGGCTTTACCATTTTTAATCGCCATCGCATACAGGTCGTGGGAAACCGCAGACGCACCCGCCAGCGTTAAACCAGCAACAACTGCGAGAATGGTGGCGAAAGCAACGGCAGAAATAAATCCAAGGAAAAAGTTTCCACCTACGGCATCAGCAAGGTGTACCGCTGCCATGTTAGTGCCACCGATTAAGGCACCCGCTGCATCTTTAAAGTCAGGGTTTGAGCTAACAAGAACGATAGCTCCGAAACCGATGATAAATGTCAGAATGTAGAAGTAACCGATGAATCCAGTCGCGTAGAACACGCTCTTACGTGCTTCTTTCGCATCACTGACAGTGAAGAAGCGCATAATGATGTGAGGCAAACCTGCAGTACCGAACATTAAGGCGAGACCAAGAGATAAGGCGGATATTGGGTCGGAAACCAGTCCTCCAGGGCTCATAATGGCGATACCATTTTTATGTACTTCAACGGCTTCTTTAAATAACGTATTGAAGTTGAAGCCAACATGCTTCATGACCATAACTGCCATGAAGGTTGCGCCTGCGAGTAGCAAAATGGCTTTGATGATCTGTACCCATGTCGTTGCGAGCATCCCGCCGAATAGAACATACATCACCATCAATATCCCAACAATCACGACGGCAATATGGTAGTTAAGCCCAAATAACAGCTCAATCAGCTTTCCTGCCCCAACCATCTGAGCGATTAGGTACAGCGCGACAACCACTAAAGAGCCCATCGCAGAAAGAATGCGGATAGGTCTTTGTTGTAATCGATATGACGCGACATCCGCGAAAGTATAGCGACCTAAATTTCGTAAGCGCTCGGCAATTAAGAACAGAATAATTGGCCAGCCAATTAAGAAACCGATGGAGTAGATAAGGCCATCGTAGCCTGAAGTATAAACCAGTGCGGAGATCCCTAAGAATGAAGCTGCGGACATAAAATCACCCGCAATCGCCATTCCATTTTGGAAACCTGTAATTTTTCCGCCAGCGGTATAGTAATCAGAGCGAGAGCGAGTTTTCTTTGAAGCCCAGTAAGTGATATAGAGCGTAAAGCCCACAAACAACAAGAACATCACTATTGCTTGAACATTGACAGGTTGACGCTCAACATTACCTGTCAGGGCATCAGCAAGCGCCATTGATGAGGTAAAAAACAGAATAAGTGAGAGCAAGACTTTCATTTTTCTACCTCTTTTAAAATTTCGGCGGTTAAGCGGTCAAATTCACTGTTAGCTCGGATGACATATAAACCCGTTAAGATAAACGAGATAACAATCAGTCCAACACCCACAGGAATACCGCGAGTGATGTAGGAACCTTCAGCGATTGGGGTACCTAGCCAGCTTGGGTCAAACGCGATAAGAAAGATAAAACCAACATACAGAACTAACGTTATTGCAGATAACAACCATGAAAAGCGACTACGTTTTCTCACTAATTCTTGAAAGAGAGGGTTCGCCTCGACCTTTTCGTAAGCAGTAGCATTCATCAGAGTTCTCCTCTGTTATTGTATTATTGGCATACTCTGATAGCTCAAAAGGCGGATTTTAGGGCGACACATAGCTACCCAAGGAGTTAACTGGGTATTCGGTCAGACTCTCTATTTTCTGCTGATTGAGTGATGCTGAGTATTGATTTTAGGTCGCCCGTAGGCGACCTGTAGTGCCATGAGCTATCTACACAACTATTTATATAGCTACGAGATACTCATTGACTGTTTTTCTTCGAGCAGTTTTTCGACAACACCCGGATCCGCCAGTGTGGAAGTATCTCCAAAATTACTGGTATCACCTGATGCAATCTTTCGTAGGATACGGCGCATGATCTTACCGGAACGTGTTTTCGGCAAAGAATCTGTCCAATGTAAAACGTCTGGCGTGGCAATCGGACCAATTTCTTTACGAACCCAATTACGCACTTCAGTGTACAACTCTGGGGATGGCTCCTCACCGGAAATCAAGGTGACATAAGCGTAGATTGCCTGACCTTTGATGCTATGAGGAATTCCCACGACGGCAGCTTCAGCGACTTTCGGATGTGAAACGAGGGCTGATTCTATCTCCGCTGTTCCTAAACGGTGACCTGAAATATTCAGTACATCATCAACACGACCTGTGATCCAGTAGTAACCATCTTCATCACGACGGGCACCATCACCACTAAAGTACATGCCTTTAAAGGTGGAGAAATAGGTTTGTTCGAAACGTTCATGGTCGCCAAACAGGGTACGAGCTTGACCCGGCCAAGAGTCCACAATGACTAAGTTACCTTCCGTTGCGCCATCAAGAGGCTCACCAAGGTTATCAACCAATGCAGGGCGAACACCAAAGAAAGGCAGCGTTGCTGAACCAGGTTTTAACATTGTAGCACCCGGCAGTGGCGTGATCATGAAGCCACCCGTTTCTGTTTGCCACCATGTATCAACCACTGGGCAGCGGCTGTTCCCCATTTTCTTGTAGAACCATTCCCACGCTTCTGGGTTGATTGGCTCACCGACCGATCCCAAAATACGTAAAGAATCGCGCTGGGTGCCTTCAATCGCTTTATCGCCTTCCGCCATCAGCGCACGAATAGCGGTTGGTGCGGTATACAGGATATTGACTTGGTGCTTATCAACGACTTGAGCCATACGATTAACCGCTGGGTAGTTTGGCACACCTTCAAACATTAAGGTTTTTGCGCCATTAGATAATGGCCCATAAAGTAGATAGCTATGACCCGTTACCCAGCCCACATCCGCCGTACACCAGTAGACTTCATTTTCATGATAATCAAAGGTGTATTTGAACGTCAGCGTTGCATAGATCAGATAGCCGCCAGTGGTATGGAGAACCCCTTTAGGTTTACCTGTGGAACCGGAGGTGTAGAGAATAAACAGCGGATCTTCTGCATTGATCTCTTCCGGTGGGCAATCCGCGCTGACGCCTTGGATAACGTCGTGCCACCAAAGGTCACGGCCTTCAACCCAGCTTGGTGCATTACCTGTACGGCGATACACAATCACATTCGCGACGGTAGTGACTTGCGGGTTTTGCAGTGCATCGTCCACGTTCTTTTTCAGTGGGATTGCGCGACCTGCACGCAAGCCTTCATCGGAGGTGATAATAAGCTTGGCTTTACAGTCAATAACGCGTCCAGAGACTGCCTCAGGGGAGAATCCTGCAAAGATGACCGTATGGATAGCGCCGATACGTGCACATGCCAGCATCGCTACAGCGGCTTCAACCACCATTGGCATATAGATAGCAACAACATCCCCTTTGCGGATGCCTTGTTTTTTCAGGACGTTTGCGAACTGGCACACATCATGGTGCAGCTCACGGTAAGTGATATTTTTTGATTGGGTTGGGTCATCGCCTTCCCAGATGATAGCGGTTTGGTCGCCACGAGTAGCTAGGTGACGGTCTAAACAGTTAGCACTCAGGTTTAAGGTGCCATCTTCGAACCAGCGGATATTAACGTGTCCGGGGTCGAATGAGGTGTTCTTAACGCGAGTGTAAGGTTTAATCCAATCAACGATTTTCCCTTTTTCGCCCCAAAATCCTTCGGGGTCTTGAATCGAGCGTTGGTACTCATCGTTATACTGTTGTTCGTTAATCAAGGCATTTGTAGCAATGTTAGCAGGAACGGGATGTTTAGTTATTTGAGTCATATTATTATCTCCTTGCAGATGTTAATAGTATGTCAAAAAACAGTTAACTGAAGTATGGACGGTTATTTTGTTTTTCTTTTGCGCGGAAGATCACGTATTAATAGTAATGAGATTTGCAGTATTATCATTTGATGCTAAATCCATTTTTGAAATAAAAATTCAAAAATATAACTATCATTGAAATTAAAGAAAAACAAAGGCGAATTATCGTGGTATTAGTTACTGAATAATCTATTGATGATAGTTGTTGGATAAATCCACAGAATTCACATGGATATGATAATGATTTTCATTAACACTAAAATAACTATAATGGGTGCGTGGTTAAAAACACGCAGTTACTGAAATCCTAATTCAGTCTGTGAGGTAGAAAGATAAGTCACTGGAGACAAATAATATGAGTTATACATTACCTGCTTTACCTTATGCTTACGATGCGCTGGAACCTCATTTTGATAAACAAACCATGGAAATCCATCATACCAAGCACCACCAAACCTACGTGAATAACACCAATACCGCCTTAGAAAAACTGCCTGAACTTGCAGGGCTGGATATTGACGTTTTAGTCCAAAAATTAGATCAAGTCCCTGCGGATCAACGTACGTTTGTACGTAACAATGCGGGCGGTCACTCAAACCACAGCCTGTTCTGGAAAGGCTTGAAATTAGGTACTGAACTGAATGGTGAGCTGAAAGCGGCCATTGAACGTGACTTCGGCAGCATTGATGCGTTTAAAGACCTATTTGAAAAAGCAGCGGCTTCCCGTTTTGGTTCTGGCTGGGCATGGTTAGTATTAAAAGATGATGGCAAGCTGGCGGTTGTTTCTACTGCAAACCAAGACAGCCCATTAATGGGTGAAGCTATCTCTGGCGCTTCCGGTTATCCAATTCTTTGTTTAGATGTTTGGGAACACGCTTACTACTTGAAATATCAAAACCGCCGTCCTGATTACATCAAAGCATTCTGGTCAGTTGTGAACTGGGATGAAGCAGCAAAACGCTTCGCAGAAAAAACCAAGTAATTTTTTTTGCAAACTGATTTTTTGATAAGCGCGGGTCTTAGGAGCCGCGTTTTTTGTTTTTACCGTCGGTATAGCATTGTTATCTCTATGGTCATTCTTTATGATGAAAACTCGTTCTGGCGGGGTTATAGGGAGTAAAACCGTGAAAATACATCCTCAAGTTTTTATTGGTACCATTCAAAGCACCGCCCATTGTGGCGTGAGTGCCATTCATAAGCGAGCAGTGGATGGGGTATTAACCTTAAATAGCTTAGGAATTGAAGGGGATGAACAAGCAGAAACGCGTTTTCACGGTGGACCTGATAGAGCGCTATGTCATTACCCACAAGAACATTATGAATTTTGGCGACAACGCTATCCTGAGTTAGAAGATTTATTTCTGCCATCTGCTTTTGGTGAAAACTTATCGACCCAAGGAATGACGGAAGACAATGTCTTTATCGGTGATATTTATGCTTGGGGTGACGCACGTATTCAAGTCACTCAACCTCGCTCCCCTTGCTATAAATTGAATGGATTAACGGGAGTGGAAAACTTTGCTCAAGTCATGCAAGAAGATGGCCGTTGTGGCTGGTTGTATCGGGTGATCAAAGGCGGCAAAGTGAGTGCGGAAATACCACTCAAGCTCTTAAGCCGTAATAGTGATGTTTCTATGCAAGAAGCAATTATGATTGCGTTTCATGCGCCGTATGATGAAGAGCTTTATCAACGGTTGCTATCTGCTGCAGGATTATCGGCGAGTTGGAGCTTAACCATGCAAAACCGCATAGAGCACCATAAGATTGAGGAATTTAGTCATCGGTTATTTGGTAAACGGAGCTAATCTTCTATGCAATATGACCTAAATGATCTCTACTATTTTGTTAAAGTCGTTGAGTATGGTGGATTTTCTCAGGCGGGTACCGCATTAGGGATCCCGAAATCTAAGTTAAGCCGCCGTGTTGCCGACTTAGAGCAAAAGCTGAATGTTTCATTGATTTATCGCTCTACAAGGCAATTTCATGTTACGGAGATCGGACAGGTTTTTTATCAGCAATGTAAAAATGTGGTGGATGAAGCGGATATCGCTCATGAACTGATTTGCTCCGTTCAAACCCACCCTAAAGGCACCATAAAGCTGTCTTGCCCTGTGGCTTTATTGCAAGTGTATCTGCAAGACTTATTGATTGATTTTATGGTGAAATACCCTGATATCGATGTGCAAATTCTGGCGGTCAATCGCCCCGTAGATGTGATCAGTGAAGGGTTGG encodes:
- a CDS encoding 3-deoxy-7-phosphoheptulonate synthase class II — translated: MLLTYDYDVITGKNDDAYHKTKPQSQPISMPKSWSPSSWNLFPIEQDPTYPDKCALEYFQSRLQQYPPLVLASEIRNFKKKLSSVTEGKAFILQGGDCAESFDNCRATVIRDFIHTCNQMSGLIQQATNLPVIKIGRIAGQYAKPRSNSTETLNGVELPSYRGEIINGIDFNDNSRSPDPHRMVNAYHYASSTLNLIRALNESEPPKYKYELNFKSYLGSTEKKHHGPFLKQLLKISKNISKNNGMTSPMHISHEALLLPYEESMTKRDSRDNKWYNCSAHMVWVGDRTRDINQAHIEYLRGIENPIGIKCGLNITPDMLIELIHKLNPAQEHGKIILIIRMGADVIKEKLPSLVKAIQRENIPVIWMIDPMHGNTKSTEKGYKTRDFTDVFNEMIQFIQILKQENAHPGGLHLEMTGEDVTECIGGLQEINANDLLYKYRSLCDPRLNRMQSLELAYLLGEHWY
- a CDS encoding cupin domain-containing protein; its protein translation is MSLFLGREMISYDMDLNRSEGEESKIQAKFIHGTDFTIAFWTFKPKAIIPQHVHEHETATTILKGSLRLTVDGRTVYLHQGDSFIIPSWATHDAEALEPSEVIDVYTPVREDYLARQNGSLTTYLNTSQQK
- a CDS encoding prephenate dehydratase domain-containing protein produces the protein MITIHTLGPHGTNCEKAAHYWLNKKNIDGNVLLHKTLEVAVEEIKKDKNSVLLGCIVYPYLNNIVFQNLSLLELTDCFVMDTHNMLFASRFKDKNKIRKIGSHPAPKDLFSYVPELNSNLESVLFDSNSESALQCFNGKVDACITTQKAAKKYNLEILQDFGPVPMGFSIHSRID
- a CDS encoding RraA family protein, with amino-acid sequence MFYRIQKNKIDYIKKQKISTSTIIDILDGLKSGNVLSHELHSLNLKDFYIVGQAYTVQWKLVKKGKCINDKQPSTWEQVSQFLVPELDNADGLIYVSGYGDLLKHAALAGGMSCTYFQKLGFNGVILGGAVRDIQELRELNIPVISSNIIPSDTQGAYYVSETGTCCRIEDNIIQTGDLIISDPNGSVIIPFNLIDKVFEEAMVINNTENNMLEKIKQGLRLPELINDTGRI
- the actP gene encoding cation/acetate symporter ActP, whose protein sequence is MKVLLSLILFFTSSMALADALTGNVERQPVNVQAIVMFLLFVGFTLYITYWASKKTRSRSDYYTAGGKITGFQNGMAIAGDFMSAASFLGISALVYTSGYDGLIYSIGFLIGWPIILFLIAERLRNLGRYTFADVASYRLQQRPIRILSAMGSLVVVALYLIAQMVGAGKLIELLFGLNYHIAVVIVGILMVMYVLFGGMLATTWVQIIKAILLLAGATFMAVMVMKHVGFNFNTLFKEAVEVHKNGIAIMSPGGLVSDPISALSLGLALMFGTAGLPHIIMRFFTVSDAKEARKSVFYATGFIGYFYILTFIIGFGAIVLVSSNPDFKDAAGALIGGTNMAAVHLADAVGGNFFLGFISAVAFATILAVVAGLTLAGASAVSHDLYAMAIKNGKADERDELRVSKITVVILGFVAIGLGILFEKQNIAFMVGLAFSIAASCNFPIILLSMYWSKLTTRGALAGGWLGLITAVVLMILGPTIWVTILHHEKPIYPYEYPAFFSLIVAFTASWLFSVTDNSERGKMERARFKEQFVRSQIGLGIEQGKSH
- a CDS encoding DUF485 domain-containing protein, translated to MNATAYEKVEANPLFQELVRKRSRFSWLLSAITLVLYVGFIFLIAFDPSWLGTPIAEGSYITRGIPVGVGLIVISFILTGLYVIRANSEFDRLTAEILKEVEK
- the acs gene encoding acetate--CoA ligase: MTQITKHPVPANIATNALINEQQYNDEYQRSIQDPEGFWGEKGKIVDWIKPYTRVKNTSFDPGHVNIRWFEDGTLNLSANCLDRHLATRGDQTAIIWEGDDPTQSKNITYRELHHDVCQFANVLKKQGIRKGDVVAIYMPMVVEAAVAMLACARIGAIHTVIFAGFSPEAVSGRVIDCKAKLIITSDEGLRAGRAIPLKKNVDDALQNPQVTTVANVIVYRRTGNAPSWVEGRDLWWHDVIQGVSADCPPEEINAEDPLFILYTSGSTGKPKGVLHTTGGYLIYATLTFKYTFDYHENEVYWCTADVGWVTGHSYLLYGPLSNGAKTLMFEGVPNYPAVNRMAQVVDKHQVNILYTAPTAIRALMAEGDKAIEGTQRDSLRILGSVGEPINPEAWEWFYKKMGNSRCPVVDTWWQTETGGFMITPLPGATMLKPGSATLPFFGVRPALVDNLGEPLDGATEGNLVIVDSWPGQARTLFGDHERFEQTYFSTFKGMYFSGDGARRDEDGYYWITGRVDDVLNISGHRLGTAEIESALVSHPKVAEAAVVGIPHSIKGQAIYAYVTLISGEEPSPELYTEVRNWVRKEIGPIATPDVLHWTDSLPKTRSGKIMRRILRKIASGDTSNFGDTSTLADPGVVEKLLEEKQSMSIS
- the sodA gene encoding superoxide dismutase [Mn], which encodes MSYTLPALPYAYDALEPHFDKQTMEIHHTKHHQTYVNNTNTALEKLPELAGLDIDVLVQKLDQVPADQRTFVRNNAGGHSNHSLFWKGLKLGTELNGELKAAIERDFGSIDAFKDLFEKAAASRFGSGWAWLVLKDDGKLAVVSTANQDSPLMGEAISGASGYPILCLDVWEHAYYLKYQNRRPDYIKAFWSVVNWDEAAKRFAEKTK